In Brevundimonas sp. SGAir0440, one DNA window encodes the following:
- a CDS encoding DNA topoisomerase IB — MADGSHAFEIASEVPEGLSYCSDEFAGLTRRRAGKGWSYRDAKGKTVTDAKTLDRIRALAIPPAWTDVWICPKANGHIQATGRDVKGRKQYRYHNDWSTARSENKFDKLPAFSRNLPKLRDKVEHDLALRGVCRDKVLATAVRLLEITLIRVGNSIYAKQNRSYGLTTLHKRHIDVDGAALTFEFRGKSGKDHSVSVKDRRLAKVVRQLEGLPGQQLFKYRAADGTLCPVDSDDVNAYIREAMGEQFSAKDFRTWAGTVSAARALRDAEAPTSPTDAKRKITVCVKAVAGLLGNTPTVCRASYVHPKVFALFESGEIGKALPGSETKGFEKALIKQLLAV; from the coding sequence ATGGCCGACGGATCGCACGCCTTCGAAATCGCCTCCGAAGTCCCCGAAGGCCTCAGCTATTGCAGCGACGAGTTCGCGGGCCTGACCCGCCGCCGCGCCGGCAAGGGCTGGTCCTATCGCGACGCCAAGGGCAAGACCGTCACGGACGCCAAGACCCTGGACCGCATCCGCGCCCTGGCCATTCCGCCCGCCTGGACCGACGTCTGGATCTGTCCCAAGGCCAACGGCCATATCCAGGCCACCGGCCGGGACGTGAAGGGCCGCAAACAATACCGCTATCACAACGACTGGAGCACGGCCCGCTCGGAGAACAAGTTCGACAAGCTGCCCGCCTTCTCGCGCAACCTGCCGAAACTGCGCGACAAGGTCGAACATGACTTGGCCCTTCGCGGCGTCTGTCGCGACAAGGTGCTGGCCACCGCCGTGCGCCTGCTGGAGATCACCCTGATCCGGGTCGGCAACTCCATCTACGCCAAACAGAACCGCAGCTACGGTCTGACCACCCTGCACAAGCGCCACATCGATGTGGATGGCGCGGCCCTGACGTTCGAGTTTCGCGGCAAGAGCGGCAAGGATCACAGCGTCAGCGTCAAGGATCGCCGCCTGGCCAAGGTCGTGCGGCAGCTGGAAGGCCTGCCCGGCCAGCAACTGTTCAAATACCGCGCGGCCGACGGCACGCTGTGCCCGGTCGATTCCGACGATGTGAACGCCTACATCCGCGAGGCGATGGGCGAGCAGTTCTCGGCCAAGGACTTTCGCACCTGGGCCGGCACCGTCTCGGCTGCGCGGGCGCTGCGCGACGCCGAGGCCCCGACCTCGCCTACCGACGCCAAGCGAAAGATCACCGTCTGCGTGAAGGCCGTCGCCGGCCTGTTGGGCAACACCCCCACCGTCTGCCGCGCCTCCTATGTCCACCCCAAGGTCTTCGCCCTGTTCGAAAGCGGCGAAATCGGCAAGGCCTTGCCGGGGTCGGAGACCAAGGGGTTCGAAAAGGCGCTGATCAAACAGCTGCTCGCTGTCTGA
- the tdh gene encoding L-threonine 3-dehydrogenase, translated as MKALAKTAPGVGLDLIDAPIPKAGPEDVLIRVHRTAVCGTDIHIWNWDEWSQKNVPTPMITGHEFAGEIVAIGKDVDRPLRIGQRVSAEGHVIDLNSEAARAGHFHLDPKTRGIGVNRQGAFAEFVVAPAFNVIELPDDVPYEIGSILDPFGNAVHTAQQFDLLGEDVLVTGAGPIGMMAAAVARHAGARTVVLTDINDFRLELAQKVAPGVRTVNTTKEDIHDVMKELGLKVGFDVALEMSGSPIAFKQCIDTLIMGGGMALLGIPGKPMETDWGAIILKALTIKGVYGREMFTTWRKMLGLLKAGLDLSPLITHRLGYADYREGFEAMKSGQSGKVVLDWDKAA; from the coding sequence ATGAAGGCCCTGGCCAAGACCGCGCCTGGCGTCGGCCTGGACCTGATCGACGCGCCGATCCCCAAGGCGGGACCGGAGGACGTGCTGATCCGCGTGCATCGCACCGCCGTCTGCGGCACCGACATCCACATCTGGAACTGGGACGAGTGGTCCCAGAAGAACGTTCCGACCCCGATGATCACCGGCCACGAGTTCGCCGGCGAGATCGTCGCCATCGGCAAGGATGTGGATCGTCCGCTGAGGATCGGCCAGCGCGTCTCGGCCGAGGGTCACGTCATCGACCTGAACTCGGAAGCCGCCCGCGCCGGACATTTTCACCTGGACCCCAAGACGCGCGGCATTGGCGTCAACCGTCAGGGCGCCTTCGCCGAGTTCGTCGTGGCGCCGGCCTTCAACGTCATCGAACTGCCGGACGACGTGCCCTATGAGATCGGCTCGATCCTGGATCCGTTCGGCAATGCGGTGCACACGGCGCAACAGTTCGACCTGCTGGGCGAGGACGTGCTGGTCACTGGCGCCGGCCCGATCGGCATGATGGCCGCCGCTGTCGCCCGTCACGCGGGCGCGCGCACCGTTGTCCTGACCGACATCAACGACTTCCGGCTGGAGCTGGCGCAGAAGGTCGCGCCGGGCGTTCGCACCGTGAATACGACCAAGGAAGACATTCACGATGTCATGAAGGAACTGGGCCTGAAGGTCGGCTTCGACGTGGCGCTGGAGATGTCGGGTTCGCCCATCGCCTTCAAACAGTGCATCGACACCCTGATCATGGGCGGCGGCATGGCGCTGCTGGGCATTCCCGGCAAGCCGATGGAAACCGACTGGGGCGCGATCATCCTGAAGGCCCTGACCATCAAGGGCGTCTATGGGCGCGAGATGTTCACCACCTGGCGCAAGATGCTGGGCCTGCTGAAGGCCGGGCTTGATCTGAGCCCGCTGATCACCCACCGCCTGGGCTACGCCGACTATCGCGAAGGCTTCGAAGCCATGAAGTCGGGCCAGTCGGGCAAGGTCGTGCTGGACTGGGACAAGGCCGCCTGA
- a CDS encoding glycine C-acetyltransferase, whose product MTQSFYDRVAGELSEIDAQGLTKPERIIASRQGPVIQVAGRDVLNFCANNYLGLAGDERVTQAGMSAQAKWGAGTASVRFICGTLEIHKELEAAIASYLGFEDAILFAAAFDANGGLFEPLLGENDAIVSDSLNHASIIDGVRLCKAKRYRFANSDMDELESRLKEARAAGARDIIIATDGAFSMDGYIAKLDEIRALADKYDALIMVDDCHATGFLGPQGKGSFAHHGVEVDFVTGTFGKALGGAMGGFICAKKSVVELLKQRARPYLFSNALAPAVCGSSLEAIRIAQGSEGDALRTRLSANAHRYRGAMSDAGFTLLDGEHPIIPVMLGDAKLAQDFAARALELGVYVIGFSFPVVPRDQARIRTQMSAAHTFDQIDRTVEVFTQAGRELGVI is encoded by the coding sequence ATGACCCAGAGCTTCTACGACCGCGTCGCCGGCGAACTGTCCGAGATCGACGCCCAGGGCCTGACCAAGCCCGAACGCATCATCGCCTCGCGCCAAGGGCCTGTGATCCAGGTCGCCGGACGCGACGTGCTGAACTTCTGCGCCAACAACTATCTTGGCCTGGCCGGCGACGAGCGCGTGACCCAAGCCGGGATGTCGGCGCAAGCGAAGTGGGGCGCCGGCACCGCGTCCGTGCGTTTCATCTGCGGCACGCTGGAGATCCACAAGGAACTGGAAGCGGCCATCGCCTCCTATCTCGGTTTCGAGGACGCGATCCTGTTCGCCGCCGCCTTCGACGCCAACGGCGGTCTGTTCGAGCCGCTGCTGGGCGAGAACGACGCCATCGTCTCCGACAGCCTGAACCACGCCTCGATCATCGACGGGGTGCGGCTGTGCAAGGCCAAACGCTATCGCTTCGCCAACTCCGACATGGACGAGTTGGAAAGCCGGCTGAAGGAGGCCCGCGCGGCCGGTGCCCGCGACATTATAATCGCCACCGACGGCGCCTTCTCGATGGACGGCTATATCGCCAAGCTGGACGAGATCCGGGCGCTGGCTGACAAATATGACGCCCTGATCATGGTGGACGACTGCCACGCGACGGGCTTTTTGGGCCCGCAAGGCAAGGGCTCGTTCGCACATCACGGTGTCGAGGTGGATTTCGTCACCGGCACCTTCGGCAAGGCCCTGGGCGGCGCCATGGGCGGTTTCATCTGCGCGAAGAAGTCGGTGGTCGAACTGCTGAAACAGCGGGCGCGGCCCTATCTATTCTCCAACGCCCTGGCGCCGGCTGTGTGCGGGTCCAGCCTGGAGGCGATCCGCATCGCCCAAGGGTCGGAAGGCGATGCATTGCGCACCCGCCTGTCGGCCAACGCCCATCGCTATCGCGGGGCCATGTCGGACGCAGGCTTTACCCTGCTGGACGGCGAACATCCGATCATCCCGGTCATGCTGGGCGACGCCAAACTGGCGCAGGATTTCGCGGCCCGTGCGCTGGAGCTGGGCGTCTATGTGATCGGGTTCTCGTTCCCCGTGGTGCCGCGCGACCAGGCGCGAATCCGCACACAGATGTCGGCGGCGCATACTTTCGATCAGATCGACCGGACGGTCGAAGTGTTCACTCAGGCGGGACGAGAACTGGGCGTCATTTAG
- a CDS encoding DUF4232 domain-containing protein, which produces MMSHRLTAFVAIAALTGAAACSRTEPEQPAAPVEPSAAPASNAPSVGYACESGATLQVQYIDSDNAKLTHQNQTFALRSVQAASGARYVGGGVEWWTATRDGQESGTLSRLGPDGTTGVAMLERCSRPIPGADATPGPLPTPGQTPTEATGGVLPAALPCKGPQLTLAAGDGDAGAGNRVSNFSLQNIGTQACSLTGYPTVTLQDARGRTLSSIRAEQSPGSYFRQGQAPTPVQLAPRAKAYFEMAWSVVPNEAMQKTCPDAAAIKVTAPSDTATVSLPFSFSPCGGRIRVSPIRAEANPAPAT; this is translated from the coding sequence ATGATGTCGCACCGCCTGACCGCCTTCGTCGCCATCGCCGCCCTGACAGGCGCCGCAGCCTGCTCTCGCACCGAGCCGGAACAGCCCGCCGCCCCGGTCGAACCGTCGGCCGCCCCTGCATCCAATGCGCCCTCGGTCGGCTATGCCTGCGAAAGCGGCGCGACGCTTCAGGTCCAGTATATCGACAGCGACAACGCCAAGCTGACCCATCAGAACCAGACCTTTGCCTTGCGTTCGGTGCAGGCCGCCAGCGGCGCGCGCTATGTCGGCGGCGGCGTGGAATGGTGGACGGCGACGCGCGATGGGCAGGAGAGCGGCACGCTGAGCCGACTGGGTCCGGACGGCACGACCGGCGTCGCGATGCTGGAGCGCTGCTCGCGGCCGATTCCCGGGGCGGATGCGACGCCCGGACCGCTGCCGACGCCAGGTCAGACGCCGACCGAGGCGACCGGCGGGGTTTTGCCGGCTGCGCTGCCCTGCAAGGGGCCGCAACTGACGCTGGCTGCGGGCGACGGCGATGCAGGCGCCGGAAACCGGGTCAGCAACTTCAGTCTTCAGAATATCGGAACCCAGGCTTGCAGCCTGACCGGCTATCCGACCGTGACCTTGCAGGACGCGCGGGGACGCACCCTGTCGTCCATTCGCGCCGAACAGAGCCCGGGAAGCTATTTCCGCCAAGGCCAGGCCCCGACGCCGGTGCAACTGGCGCCCCGCGCCAAGGCCTATTTCGAAATGGCCTGGAGCGTCGTGCCTAATGAAGCGATGCAAAAGACGTGTCCCGATGCGGCTGCGATAAAGGTCACCGCGCCCAGCGATACGGCCACCGTCAGCCTGCCGTTCTCGTTCAGCCCCTGCGGCGGCCGCATTCGCGTCAGTCCGATCCGGGCCGAGGCCAACCCGGCGCCGGCGACCTGA
- the mce gene encoding methylmalonyl-CoA epimerase — translation MIGALNHVGVATPSVADSIKLYRDILGATKIGEPFDLPAQGVKVCFVDTPTAQIELIEPYDDTSPIVGFLAKNPKGGQHHVCFEVADIDAAVAEMRAKGMTILGTGEPRIGAHGTPVVFLHPKEMGGVLIELMETPKAGH, via the coding sequence ATGATCGGCGCCCTGAACCACGTCGGCGTCGCCACGCCATCCGTCGCCGACTCGATCAAATTGTATCGCGATATCCTGGGCGCGACGAAGATCGGCGAGCCGTTCGACCTGCCGGCGCAGGGGGTGAAGGTCTGTTTCGTCGATACGCCGACGGCCCAGATCGAGCTGATCGAACCCTATGACGACACCAGTCCCATCGTCGGCTTCCTGGCCAAGAATCCCAAGGGCGGCCAGCATCACGTCTGTTTCGAGGTCGCCGACATCGACGCCGCCGTCGCCGAGATGCGGGCCAAGGGGATGACGATCCTGGGCACGGGCGAACCGCGCATCGGGGCGCATGGGACGCCGGTGGTCTTCCTGCATCCCAAGGAGATGGGCGGCGTGCTCATCGAACTGATGGAGACGCCGAAAGCGGGGCATTAA
- the scpA gene encoding methylmalonyl-CoA mutase has translation MSFPDFSKIALNLDATGRGPTRDPWLTPEGLTVQTAYGPDSTDALHHPHGLPGFAPFVRGPYPTMYAGNPWTIRQYAGFSTAEESNAFYRRNLAAGQKGLSIAFDLATHRGYDSDHPRVKGDVGMAGVAIDSIYDMRTLFDGIPLDQMSVSMTMNGAVLPILALYVVAAEEQGVPHAKLTGTIQNDILKEFMVRNTYIYPPEPSMRIIADIFAWTAQETPKFNSISISGYHMQEAGASADIELAYTLADGIEYLRAGVAAGMPIDRFAPRLSFFWAIGMNYFMEVAKMRAGRLLWAEAVRKEGGVDPKSLSLRAHCQTSGWSLAAQDVFNNVPRTMVEAMAAAGGQTQSLHTNALDEALALPTDFSARIARNTQILLQQETGLTRVIDPWGGSFYVERLTHELAERARAHMAEVEALGGMAKAIEAGIPKLRIEESAAKTQARIDTGQQTVVGVNKYLNPVVDDIPMLKVDNAAVLAAQIDKLKRLRAERDQAATDAALNALTEGARGNANLLELAVQAARAKATVGEISDALEAAFGRHVATVQTVSGVYAKEAGKDARFARAREMVATFVENDGGPPRILIAKLGQDGHDRGQKVVATGYGDLGFDVTAGSLFQTPSEAAQEAVEKGVHAVGASSLAAGHLTLVPELKAELEKLGRPDIMIVVGGVIPPSDVQPLLNMGAAAVYPPGSAIADTAVDLIEKLNQRLGYAQPAPDKDKS, from the coding sequence ATGAGCTTCCCCGACTTCAGCAAGATCGCCCTGAACCTCGATGCGACGGGGCGGGGGCCGACGCGCGATCCGTGGCTGACGCCTGAGGGCCTGACGGTCCAGACCGCCTATGGTCCCGACAGCACGGACGCGCTGCATCACCCGCATGGCCTGCCGGGGTTCGCGCCGTTTGTGCGTGGTCCCTATCCGACCATGTATGCGGGCAATCCCTGGACGATCCGGCAATACGCCGGTTTCTCGACCGCCGAGGAGTCCAACGCCTTTTATCGCCGCAACCTTGCGGCCGGTCAGAAGGGGCTGAGCATCGCCTTCGACCTGGCGACGCACCGCGGCTATGACAGCGACCACCCGCGGGTGAAGGGCGACGTCGGCATGGCGGGCGTCGCCATCGACAGCATCTATGACATGCGAACCCTGTTCGACGGGATCCCGCTGGATCAGATGTCGGTCTCGATGACGATGAACGGGGCGGTGCTGCCGATCCTGGCCCTCTATGTCGTCGCGGCGGAAGAACAGGGCGTGCCGCACGCCAAGCTGACCGGGACCATTCAGAACGACATTCTGAAGGAATTCATGGTCCGCAACACCTACATCTATCCGCCCGAACCCTCGATGCGGATCATCGCGGACATCTTCGCCTGGACGGCGCAGGAGACGCCGAAGTTCAACTCGATCTCGATCAGCGGCTATCACATGCAGGAGGCGGGAGCCTCGGCGGATATCGAGCTGGCCTATACGCTGGCGGACGGGATCGAATATCTGCGGGCGGGCGTCGCGGCGGGCATGCCGATCGACCGGTTCGCGCCGCGCCTGAGCTTCTTCTGGGCCATCGGCATGAACTACTTCATGGAGGTGGCCAAGATGCGGGCCGGCCGCCTGCTGTGGGCCGAGGCGGTCAGGAAAGAGGGCGGGGTCGATCCCAAGTCGCTGTCCCTGCGCGCCCACTGTCAGACCTCTGGCTGGTCACTTGCGGCGCAGGACGTGTTCAACAATGTGCCGCGCACCATGGTCGAGGCCATGGCGGCGGCGGGCGGCCAGACGCAGAGCCTGCACACCAATGCGCTGGACGAGGCCCTGGCCCTGCCGACCGATTTTTCGGCCCGGATCGCGCGCAACACCCAGATCCTGTTGCAGCAGGAGACGGGATTGACGCGGGTCATCGATCCGTGGGGCGGCAGCTTCTATGTCGAACGGCTGACGCACGAACTGGCCGAACGCGCCCGCGCCCATATGGCCGAGGTCGAGGCCCTGGGCGGCATGGCCAAGGCGATCGAAGCCGGCATTCCCAAGCTGCGGATCGAGGAATCCGCCGCCAAGACCCAGGCGCGGATCGACACCGGCCAGCAGACGGTGGTCGGGGTGAACAAATATCTGAACCCCGTCGTCGACGACATTCCGATGCTGAAGGTGGATAATGCGGCGGTGCTGGCCGCCCAGATCGACAAGCTGAAGCGCCTGAGGGCCGAGCGGGATCAGGCGGCGACCGATGCGGCGCTGAACGCCCTGACCGAGGGGGCGCGCGGGAACGCCAACCTGCTGGAGCTGGCGGTTCAGGCCGCCCGCGCCAAGGCGACGGTGGGCGAAATCTCCGATGCGCTGGAGGCCGCCTTCGGCCGCCATGTGGCGACGGTCCAGACCGTGTCGGGCGTATACGCCAAGGAGGCCGGCAAGGACGCCCGCTTCGCCCGCGCCCGCGAGATGGTCGCGACCTTCGTCGAGAACGACGGCGGGCCGCCGCGCATCCTGATCGCCAAACTGGGCCAGGACGGGCACGACCGGGGCCAGAAGGTCGTCGCGACCGGATACGGAGATCTGGGCTTCGACGTCACGGCCGGCAGCCTGTTCCAGACCCCGTCCGAGGCGGCCCAGGAAGCGGTCGAGAAGGGCGTTCACGCGGTCGGCGCATCATCGCTGGCGGCCGGGCACCTGACGCTGGTGCCGGAGCTGAAGGCCGAGCTGGAGAAGCTGGGCCGGCCCGACATCATGATCGTGGTTGGGGGCGTAATTCCGCCGTCCGACGTGCAGCCCCTGCTCAATATGGGCGCGGCCGCCGTCTATCCGCCCGGTTCGGCCATCGCCGATACGGCGGTCGACCTGATCGAGAAGCTGAACCAGCGTCTGGGTTACGCCCAGCCCGCCCCCGACAAGGACAAGTCATGA
- a CDS encoding methylmalonyl-CoA mutase family protein, which translates to MTGFPAPTPLEWREVAQKALKDRPIESLMHLDADQLVTRPLYAGATGVQPIFAPRPSDSEGRAWDLRTLVEGDDAEAVNAAFLTDLENGAASVVLKGRVLSDSAPLSRALEGVALELAPVALDAGIDGPDAANALAVVAKGSPRAQLRFHMDPVSAFAEAGGAPRSVEEHLSLAANTAARHAGAYPDATFFLASGRVAHEAGGSAAQELAFAASSVVAHVKAAVEAGLSVEAALRGTVVGLSVDAEYFDGLAKVRAMRLIWASLTKAFDVDVPAVIEARSSRRMLSARDPWPNLLRLTAAGFAGAVGGADVVVLDGFTRASGTSDAFARRQARNTQLVLMEEANLGRVDDPAAGSWYLDARTRDLAEAGWAEFQMIEAEGGLVEALKGSVIQPRIARARAVREAALTNGAAQIIGVTKYVDADVRPAPVEAADKAGVAVERVCEPLTPIRFAAAFEEAGQ; encoded by the coding sequence ATGACGGGCTTTCCCGCGCCCACGCCGCTGGAATGGCGCGAGGTGGCCCAGAAGGCGTTGAAGGATCGGCCGATCGAGTCGCTGATGCATCTCGACGCCGATCAGCTGGTGACGCGGCCGTTGTATGCGGGCGCGACGGGCGTGCAGCCGATCTTCGCTCCTCGCCCGTCCGACTCCGAAGGCCGGGCTTGGGATCTGCGGACGCTGGTGGAAGGCGACGATGCCGAAGCGGTCAACGCCGCCTTCCTAACCGATCTGGAGAACGGCGCGGCCTCGGTGGTGCTGAAGGGGCGGGTGCTGTCGGATTCCGCCCCGCTCAGCCGGGCGCTGGAAGGCGTGGCGCTGGAGCTGGCGCCGGTCGCGCTGGATGCAGGGATCGACGGGCCGGATGCGGCCAATGCGCTGGCGGTCGTCGCCAAGGGCTCGCCGCGCGCCCAACTGCGGTTTCATATGGACCCGGTCTCGGCCTTCGCCGAGGCGGGCGGCGCCCCGCGTTCGGTGGAAGAGCATCTGAGCCTGGCGGCCAATACGGCGGCGCGCCATGCGGGCGCCTATCCCGACGCGACCTTTTTCCTGGCCAGCGGCCGGGTCGCACACGAGGCGGGCGGATCAGCGGCGCAGGAACTGGCCTTTGCGGCGTCCAGCGTCGTGGCCCATGTGAAGGCGGCGGTCGAGGCCGGGCTGTCGGTAGAGGCGGCTTTGCGCGGCACGGTCGTCGGCCTGTCGGTCGATGCGGAATATTTCGACGGCCTGGCCAAGGTGCGGGCCATGCGGCTGATCTGGGCCAGCCTGACGAAGGCGTTCGACGTGGATGTCCCGGCGGTTATCGAAGCGCGCTCGTCGCGACGGATGCTGTCGGCGCGCGATCCCTGGCCCAATCTGCTGCGGCTGACGGCGGCGGGGTTCGCCGGCGCGGTCGGCGGGGCGGACGTGGTGGTGCTGGACGGCTTCACCCGCGCCTCCGGGACGTCGGACGCCTTCGCCCGGCGTCAGGCGAGGAACACCCAGCTAGTGCTGATGGAAGAGGCCAATCTGGGTCGGGTCGACGATCCGGCGGCGGGGAGCTGGTATCTGGACGCCCGCACGCGCGATCTGGCCGAGGCCGGCTGGGCCGAGTTCCAGATGATCGAGGCCGAGGGCGGTCTGGTCGAGGCGCTCAAGGGCTCGGTCATCCAGCCGCGTATCGCCCGCGCTCGCGCGGTTCGCGAGGCGGCTCTGACGAACGGTGCGGCCCAGATCATCGGCGTGACCAAATATGTTGACGCGGACGTGCGGCCGGCGCCGGTCGAGGCGGCCGACAAGGCGGGCGTGGCGGTCGAACGGGTCTGCGAGCCACTAACGCCGATCCGGTTCGCCGCAGCCTTCGAAGAGGCGGGTCAATGA
- a CDS encoding acetyl/propionyl/methylcrotonyl-CoA carboxylase subunit alpha, with amino-acid sequence MFSKILIANRGEIAVRIIKTCRKMGIKTVQVYSEADAGSLAVEMADEAVLIGPAPAAQSYLLADKIVEAVRQTGAQAVHPGFGFLSENAGFARRLRDEGIAFIGPNPEAIEAMGDKISSKKLAAEAGVSTVPGHMGLIETPDEAVRIANEIGYPIMIKASAGGGGKGIRVAHSDADMAEGFTAVKAEALNAFGDDRVFLEKFIIDPRHIEIQVLGDKHGHVVHLFERECSIQRRNQKVIEEAPSPLLDEATRMAMGAQAVALAQAVNYDSAGTVEFVAGQDKSFYFLEMNTRLQVEHPVTELITGVDLVEQMIRSAWGETLAFEQKDLKIDGWAIESRIYAEDPYRGFLPSIGRLVRYEQPEEGDQGDYTVRNDSGVREGDEISMFYDPMIAKLCAWGETREAAVEGMARALEDTHLSGLGHNVPFLAAVMDQDRFKSGNLSTSYIKDEFPDGFHGLKPTQDQERILIASALAMHEVIAEQDGDPSDRTDWIVMIDKTPHGVGLSYDEDEEMILTLTGGGDIRLSDIDWRPGLAQFKADLDGEPFTAEVKRVADGFDIRHRAAKARVRVLRPHVAELYARLPEKVAADTSKMVLSPMPGLVVSIPVVVGQEVKTGETVAIIEAMKMQNILKAERDGVVKAVGAKDGDPVAADDVLVEFG; translated from the coding sequence ATGTTCTCCAAAATCCTCATCGCCAACCGGGGCGAGATCGCGGTTCGGATCATCAAGACCTGCCGCAAGATGGGCATCAAGACGGTGCAGGTCTATTCGGAGGCCGACGCCGGGTCGCTGGCGGTCGAGATGGCCGACGAGGCGGTGCTGATCGGGCCGGCGCCGGCGGCGCAGTCGTATCTGCTGGCAGACAAGATCGTCGAGGCGGTGCGCCAGACGGGGGCGCAGGCCGTGCATCCAGGCTTCGGCTTCCTGAGCGAGAACGCCGGGTTCGCCAGGCGGCTGAGGGACGAAGGGATCGCCTTCATCGGCCCCAATCCCGAGGCCATCGAGGCCATGGGCGACAAGATCAGCTCCAAGAAGCTGGCGGCCGAGGCGGGCGTCTCGACCGTTCCGGGGCATATGGGGCTGATCGAGACGCCGGACGAGGCGGTCAGGATCGCCAACGAGATCGGCTATCCGATCATGATCAAGGCCTCGGCCGGGGGCGGGGGCAAGGGCATCCGCGTGGCCCATTCGGACGCTGACATGGCCGAGGGGTTTACGGCGGTGAAGGCCGAGGCGCTGAACGCCTTCGGCGACGACCGGGTCTTCCTGGAGAAGTTCATCATCGATCCGCGCCACATCGAGATCCAGGTGCTGGGCGACAAGCACGGCCATGTGGTCCACCTGTTCGAGCGCGAATGTTCGATCCAGCGCCGCAACCAGAAGGTCATCGAGGAGGCGCCCTCGCCGCTGCTGGACGAGGCCACCCGCATGGCGATGGGGGCGCAGGCCGTCGCCCTGGCCCAGGCGGTCAACTATGACTCGGCCGGCACGGTCGAGTTCGTCGCCGGTCAGGACAAGAGCTTCTACTTCCTGGAGATGAACACGCGGCTTCAGGTCGAGCATCCGGTGACGGAGCTGATCACCGGCGTCGATCTGGTCGAACAGATGATCCGTTCGGCCTGGGGCGAGACGCTGGCCTTCGAGCAGAAGGACCTGAAGATCGACGGCTGGGCCATCGAGAGCCGCATCTATGCCGAGGATCCCTATCGCGGCTTCCTGCCCTCCATCGGGCGGCTGGTTCGCTACGAGCAACCCGAAGAAGGCGATCAGGGAGACTACACCGTCCGCAACGATTCCGGCGTCCGCGAGGGCGACGAGATCAGCATGTTCTACGACCCGATGATCGCCAAACTGTGCGCCTGGGGTGAGACGCGCGAGGCGGCGGTCGAGGGCATGGCTCGCGCGCTAGAGGACACCCACCTGTCGGGCCTGGGCCACAATGTGCCCTTCCTGGCGGCGGTGATGGATCAAGACCGGTTCAAGTCGGGCAATCTGTCGACCAGCTATATCAAGGACGAGTTCCCGGACGGCTTCCACGGCCTGAAGCCGACGCAGGATCAGGAGCGGATCCTGATCGCCTCGGCCCTGGCCATGCACGAGGTCATCGCCGAACAGGACGGCGATCCGTCCGACCGCACCGATTGGATCGTGATGATCGACAAGACGCCGCACGGCGTCGGCCTGTCCTATGACGAGGACGAGGAGATGATCCTGACCCTGACGGGCGGGGGCGACATCCGACTGTCGGACATCGACTGGCGGCCGGGTTTGGCCCAGTTCAAGGCCGATCTGGACGGCGAGCCCTTCACCGCCGAGGTCAAGCGCGTCGCCGACGGCTTCGACATCCGCCACCGTGCGGCCAAGGCGCGGGTGCGGGTGCTGCGGCCCCACGTCGCCGAACTGTATGCGCGCCTGCCGGAAAAGGTCGCGGCGGACACCTCCAAAATGGTGCTGTCGCCGATGCCGGGTCTGGTGGTCTCGATTCCGGTGGTCGTGGGCCAAGAGGTCAAGACCGGCGAGACGGTGGCCATCATCGAGGCCATGAAGATGCAGAACATCCTGAAGGCCGAGCGCGACGGGGTTGTGAAGGCCGTCGGCGCCAAGGACGGCGATCCCGTGGCGGCGGACGACGTGCTGGTGGAGTTCGGGTGA